Proteins found in one Balaenoptera musculus isolate JJ_BM4_2016_0621 chromosome 4, mBalMus1.pri.v3, whole genome shotgun sequence genomic segment:
- the ARL14 gene encoding ADP-ribosylation factor-like protein 14, translating to MGLLNSKNPKAKQARILLLGLDAAGKSTLLYKLKLAKDIVTNPTVGFNVEMIELEKGVPLTVWDVGGQEKMRTVWGLYCENTDGLVYVVDSTDTQRLEDSRREFEQILKNEHIKNVPVILLANKQDVPGALSAEDITRMFKVKQLCSDRNWYVQPCCAVTGDGLMEGFRKLTGFVKSHMKSRGDILAFFKQN from the coding sequence atgGGCCTATTGAATTCTAAAAACCCCAAAGCCAAGCAAGCCcgaattcttcttctgggacttgACGCTGCTGGGAAGTCTACTCTCCTTTACAAATTAAAACTTGCTAAGGATATTGTGACCAACCCAACAGTAGGTTTCAACGTGGAGATGATTGAGCTGGAAAAGGGTGTTCCACTTACGGTCTGGGATGTTGGAGGACAGGAGAAAATGAGAACTGTGTGGGGCCTCTACTGTGAGAACACCGATGGGCTGGTATATGTTGTGGACAGTACAGATACACAGCGACTGGAAGACTCCAGGCGAGAGTTTGAGCAGATTTTGAAGAATGAGCACATTAAAAATGTGCCTGTTATCCTGTTAGCCAACAAACAAGACGTGCCTGGTGCTCTGAGTGCCGAGGACATCACCAGAATGTTCAAAGTGAAGCAACTCTGCAGTGACCGGAACTGGTACGTGCAGCCCTGCTGTGCTGTCACCGGGGACGGGCTGATGGAGGGGTTCCGGAAGTTAACTGGATTTGTGAAAAGCCACATGAAATCAAGAGGAGACATATTAGCATTCTTCAAGCAGAACTGA